In a single window of the Halobaculum lipolyticum genome:
- a CDS encoding zinc-dependent alcohol dehydrogenase family protein gives MRAAVFHGPGDIRVEDVDKPEIEDPTDAIVRVTHTAICGSDLWFYRGESDRDAGTGVGHEPMGVVEEVGEAVRSVEPGDRVLAPFAISCGSCEFCRKGLHTSCTNGDGWSGANGGAQGEYVRSTHADGTLVRVPDRYADDEDALESLLPLTDVMGTGHHAALSAGVEAGEDAVVVGDGAVGLCGVAAARRLGAERIVAVGHHEDRLGIAEEFGATHTVAERGEAAVNEVLAITDGGANHVLECVGAASAMETAVGVARPGGTVGYVGVPHGMDGGVDLFPFFGDNVALRGGVAPVRAYAEELMADVLQGTLDPAPVFTETVDLDGVPEGYRMMDEREAVKVLVKPWA, from the coding sequence ATGCGCGCAGCCGTGTTCCACGGACCCGGCGACATCCGGGTCGAGGACGTCGACAAGCCCGAGATCGAGGACCCGACCGACGCCATCGTCCGCGTGACCCACACCGCCATCTGCGGGTCGGACCTGTGGTTCTACCGCGGGGAGAGCGACCGCGACGCCGGCACCGGCGTCGGCCACGAGCCGATGGGCGTCGTCGAGGAGGTCGGCGAGGCGGTCCGCTCGGTCGAGCCGGGCGACCGCGTGCTCGCGCCGTTCGCCATCTCCTGCGGCTCCTGTGAGTTCTGTCGCAAGGGGCTGCACACCTCGTGTACGAACGGCGACGGCTGGAGCGGCGCCAACGGCGGCGCCCAGGGCGAGTACGTTCGGTCGACCCACGCCGACGGGACGCTCGTCCGCGTGCCCGACCGCTACGCCGACGACGAGGACGCCCTCGAGTCGCTGCTCCCGCTCACCGACGTGATGGGGACGGGCCACCACGCCGCGCTGTCGGCCGGCGTCGAGGCCGGCGAGGACGCCGTCGTCGTCGGCGACGGCGCGGTGGGGCTGTGCGGCGTCGCCGCCGCCCGCCGGCTGGGCGCCGAGCGCATCGTCGCCGTCGGCCACCACGAGGACAGGCTCGGGATCGCCGAGGAGTTCGGCGCGACCCACACGGTCGCCGAACGCGGCGAGGCCGCGGTGAACGAGGTGCTCGCGATCACCGACGGCGGCGCGAACCACGTGTTGGAGTGCGTCGGCGCCGCCTCCGCGATGGAGACGGCCGTCGGCGTCGCCCGCCCCGGCGGCACGGTCGGCTACGTCGGCGTCCCGCACGGGATGGACGGCGGCGTCGACCTGTTCCCGTTCTTCGGCGACAACGTCGCCCTCCGCGGCGGCGTCGCCCCGGTCCGCGCGTACGCCGAGGAGCTGATGGCCGACGTGTTGCAGGGGACGCTCGATCCCGCGCCCGTGTTCACCGAGACGGTCGACCTCGACGGCGTGCCCGAGGGCTACCGGATGATGGACGAGCGCGAGGCGGTGAAGGTGCTGGTGAAACCCTG